One genomic segment of Bacillus solimangrovi includes these proteins:
- a CDS encoding DUF2812 domain-containing protein — translation MNQTVRKLRFLEYWRIGEQESWFTDMAAEGLHLKKVGPFFAHFDKGEPKQMKYRLEVGVNKKITPEQVQMYKENGWDYVTTVHVFHVFSSPIERNAPELPIDTDTQSLGLGKLGKKLAIDCSIVAVALIITISLLYYIGFDDGTPTLYLVKGMVFQQSILTIYVGYLTYTTLQATKSIRALRNNLIEGKSIVHYTPWKKRHRLNSILNTLLITVVGLGSIVPIVQLIKSDTQTLPEESSTLPIVRLADVEQNPALIREEPTYIRDNVEWENKYTYDWSPFAPVQYDTDENGLIPVETWENGNNEYSPSLHTNVYQLTVPALADNLVNDLVSRYLYEVRDEQIVEINHPQFDRLIVYEEENRKRVFASKDKAVMYVRYHGHADRKLLLDNIAKKMHLISE, via the coding sequence ATGAATCAAACAGTTCGCAAGCTTCGTTTTTTGGAATATTGGCGCATCGGTGAGCAAGAATCTTGGTTTACAGACATGGCAGCAGAAGGATTACATCTAAAAAAGGTCGGCCCATTTTTTGCTCATTTTGATAAAGGTGAACCGAAGCAAATGAAATACAGGTTAGAAGTAGGAGTAAATAAAAAGATTACGCCAGAGCAAGTACAGATGTATAAGGAGAACGGATGGGATTATGTGACAACGGTTCATGTTTTTCACGTATTTTCATCACCTATTGAGCGCAATGCACCAGAGCTTCCTATAGACACTGATACGCAATCTTTAGGGTTAGGAAAACTAGGTAAGAAACTAGCGATCGATTGTAGTATAGTGGCTGTTGCACTGATCATAACAATCAGTTTGTTGTATTATATAGGGTTTGATGATGGGACTCCTACATTATATTTAGTTAAAGGTATGGTTTTTCAACAATCGATTTTAACGATTTATGTTGGATATTTGACCTATACTACACTACAAGCAACAAAGTCAATTCGTGCGCTGCGTAATAATCTTATTGAAGGAAAGTCGATTGTTCATTATACGCCATGGAAGAAGCGTCATCGACTAAATTCTATTTTAAATACACTTCTTATAACGGTTGTTGGATTAGGATCCATCGTTCCAATCGTTCAGCTTATAAAAAGTGACACGCAAACGTTGCCAGAAGAAAGTTCAACATTACCGATTGTAAGATTAGCAGATGTGGAACAGAATCCTGCTTTGATTCGAGAGGAACCTACTTATATAAGAGACAATGTTGAATGGGAAAACAAATACACGTATGATTGGAGCCCTTTTGCACCAGTACAATATGATACAGATGAAAATGGGTTGATTCCTGTGGAAACATGGGAGAACGGGAATAATGAATATTCACCAAGTTTGCATACAAATGTCTATCAGTTAACAGTACCAGCACTGGCAGATAATCTTGTTAATGATTTAGTAAGTCGTTATTTGTATGAAGTTCGTGATGAACAAATTGTTGAAATCAATCATCCACAATTTGATCGATTAATTGTTTATGAGGAAGAGAATAGAAAGAGAGTATTTGCTTCGAAAGATAAAGCGGTCATGTATGTTCGTTACCATGGGCATGCAGATAGAAAGCTACTCTTAGATAATATAGCAAAGAAAATGCATTTGATTTCAGAATGA
- a CDS encoding AraC family transcriptional regulator — MDWLQRMNNALDYIESNLDEEIDYKKIAKVANCSEFHFSRMFSSISGVSLSEYIRRRRLTLAAFEIQTSDIRIIDVAIKYGYGSSDTFSRAFQKVHGVTPTKARDKGVQLKAFPKISFQISIKGDTEMEYRIENLDFELKIVGKSEPVKTSRAFKKIPTLWNTAKKDGLMQELKDMSWEDPKCKLEGLLGVCGKEAAITDEEFSYFMGVRYEEEPPADMETLIIPPSTWAVFPNIVDAWKRLYSEWVPTSEYELANLPCIECYYGPKHKPRHELWVPVLLK; from the coding sequence ATGGATTGGCTACAAAGAATGAATAATGCACTAGATTACATTGAAAGTAATTTGGATGAAGAGATTGACTATAAAAAAATTGCCAAGGTAGCAAATTGCTCTGAGTTTCATTTTTCTAGAATGTTTTCTTCAATCTCAGGTGTATCACTTTCAGAATATATTAGAAGAAGACGATTAACACTCGCAGCATTTGAAATTCAAACAAGTGATATTCGGATCATCGATGTTGCAATTAAATATGGTTATGGTTCTTCTGATACTTTCTCGCGTGCTTTCCAAAAGGTGCACGGAGTAACCCCAACCAAAGCACGTGATAAAGGAGTTCAGTTGAAAGCCTTTCCGAAGATTTCCTTTCAAATTTCTATTAAAGGAGATACCGAGATGGAATACAGAATTGAAAACCTAGATTTCGAATTAAAAATTGTAGGAAAAAGTGAACCAGTAAAAACAAGCAGAGCCTTTAAAAAAATCCCTACACTTTGGAACACTGCAAAAAAAGATGGATTAATGCAAGAATTAAAAGATATGTCATGGGAAGATCCCAAATGCAAGCTCGAAGGTCTTTTAGGGGTTTGTGGTAAAGAAGCAGCCATAACAGATGAAGAGTTTTCCTACTTTATGGGTGTGAGATACGAAGAGGAACCCCCAGCCGATATGGAAACACTTATTATTCCCCCAAGTACATGGGCTGTTTTTCCGAACATTGTGGACGCATGGAAACGTTTATATTCTGAGTGGGTCCCAACTTCTGAGTATGAACTTGCAAATTTACCGTGTATAGAATGTTATTACGGTCCAAAGCATAAACCGAGACATGAACTTTGGGTTCCTGTTTTACTGAAGTAA